Proteins encoded in a region of the bacterium genome:
- a CDS encoding GDP-mannose 4,6-dehydratase: MRCLITGITGFVGSHLADYLLERDEVEVFGMDRWRSRTENIEHLGVRVKIIEGDIRDATSMRKIIEEVRPDRIFHLAAHSVVSSSWDTPAEIITTNIIGNLNILETVRQLGLPTRIQVACSAEEYGFVHPYEVPITEENPLRPLSPYAVSKVGQDLLSYQYFMNYGIEVVRTRAFNHTGPRRAESFVASNFAKQIVMVEKGWVEPVLYVGNLEARRDFTDVRDMVKAYWLALERGQSGEAYNICSGKAYTIKEILDMLLDMAKVHIEIRQDPKRMRPSDVPILLGDNSKFCRQTGWKPEIPFETTLRDLLEYWREKIRVKDFDLGNGSINR, from the coding sequence ATGCGGTGTCTTATTACGGGAATTACCGGTTTTGTGGGAAGTCATTTAGCCGATTATTTACTTGAGCGTGATGAGGTGGAAGTCTTTGGTATGGATCGCTGGAGGAGTCGAACTGAAAATATTGAACATCTTGGGGTTCGAGTAAAGATTATTGAGGGGGATATTAGAGACGCCACCAGCATGAGGAAGATTATTGAGGAGGTGAGGCCGGATCGCATCTTTCATTTAGCGGCCCACAGCGTGGTGTCTTCCTCCTGGGACACGCCGGCTGAGATCATAACCACCAATATTATAGGTAACTTGAATATACTGGAAACGGTTCGACAGTTGGGTCTGCCCACCCGGATACAGGTGGCCTGTTCGGCTGAAGAGTATGGTTTTGTTCACCCCTATGAAGTCCCTATCACGGAAGAGAATCCCCTCCGTCCCTTAAGCCCCTATGCCGTCAGCAAGGTCGGCCAGGACTTGCTCAGTTATCAATACTTTATGAATTATGGGATCGAGGTAGTTCGAACCAGGGCCTTTAATCATACCGGCCCCAGACGGGCAGAGAGCTTTGTGGCCTCTAACTTTGCCAAACAAATAGTTATGGTGGAGAAAGGTTGGGTAGAACCTGTCTTATATGTGGGTAATTTAGAGGCCAGGCGAGATTTTACTGACGTCAGAGATATGGTCAAGGCTTATTGGTTGGCCTTGGAACGTGGCCAATCAGGGGAGGCATACAACATCTGCTCAGGGAAGGCTTATACCATTAAGGAAATCCTGGATATGCTGCTTGATATGGCTAAGGTTCATATTGAGATAAGACAGGACCCAAAACGGATGAGACCTTCTGATGTCCCTATCCTGTTAGGGGACAACTCCAAGTTTTGCCGACAAACCGGCTGGAAACCTGAAATACCGTTTGAGACTACCTTAAGAGACCTTTTAGAATACTGGCGAGAGAAGATTCGGGTAAAAGATTTCGACCTGGGCAACGGCTCTATAAACCGCTGA
- a CDS encoding PorV/PorQ family protein, which produces MRKSWLGVLMSGLMLCLITSEVALAAGTPAVPALRFGVGGRASGMGEAFAGLADDAEAIFYNPAGLSHLKKREFIGVYSPLPVEGGEDSDMSQIYLAYAHPFHKWGTLGVGIFRMNVGEIETNDEYDPITGQYKNLSVIDIYEDTYILSYSYPLMEELFMGINGKYIYSHLGENFAGKAGALDLGLLWHTPLKGLAIGVNWENEGEEMRYEDEPQSDPLPGNLRYGFSYKAWEDKNNRVIVAGDINKYQVEDRVPINFGIEWDIADSLFVRLGYFNKDGRFDGLKWEKAESQEDRKGSTWGFGLKYGSFQFDFASVPGGGPYERISRAALSASF; this is translated from the coding sequence ATGAGGAAAAGTTGGCTTGGTGTTTTGATGAGTGGGTTGATGTTATGTCTAATAACATCAGAAGTGGCTTTGGCGGCAGGCACGCCGGCGGTGCCCGCCCTTCGATTTGGAGTGGGGGGAAGGGCCAGTGGTATGGGGGAGGCCTTTGCCGGTTTGGCGGATGATGCGGAGGCCATCTTTTACAATCCGGCCGGATTGAGCCACTTAAAGAAACGAGAGTTTATAGGTGTATATTCTCCTTTACCGGTAGAAGGTGGAGAAGATAGCGATATGTCTCAAATTTACCTGGCTTACGCTCACCCTTTCCATAAGTGGGGAACCTTAGGGGTGGGAATATTTAGAATGAATGTAGGCGAAATAGAAACCAATGACGAGTATGATCCGATAACAGGCCAGTATAAAAACCTATCTGTTATTGACATTTACGAAGATACTTATATCCTTTCGTATAGTTACCCGCTAATGGAGGAACTTTTTATGGGTATTAATGGAAAGTATATTTATAGTCATCTGGGTGAAAATTTTGCAGGAAAAGCCGGGGCGCTTGATTTAGGTCTTCTTTGGCATACGCCTCTTAAGGGCCTGGCCATAGGGGTGAATTGGGAAAATGAGGGAGAAGAGATGAGGTATGAAGACGAACCACAGTCAGACCCTCTTCCCGGTAATCTGCGATATGGCTTCTCTTATAAGGCCTGGGAAGATAAGAATAATAGGGTTATCGTAGCCGGCGATATCAATAAATATCAGGTTGAAGACCGGGTGCCTATAAACTTTGGAATAGAATGGGATATAGCCGACAGCTTATTTGTCCGGCTGGGCTATTTTAATAAGGATGGTAGGTTTGATGGATTAAAGTGGGAAAAGGCGGAAAGTCAAGAGGATAGAAAGGGGTCAACCTGGGGATTTGGCCTGAAATATGGCTCTTTCCAGTTTGATTTTGCCTCAGTCCCCGGAGGGGGACCGTATGAGAGGATAAGCCGAGCCGCTCTTTCGGCGAGTTTCTGA
- a CDS encoding ABC transporter ATP-binding protein: MSDQSAIPGTHKVGEPSTLLKVEDLTTYFHLDEGLVRAVDGVSFTVNQGETLGIVGESGCGKSVTSLSIMRLIPNPPGRIEKGKIYFKGQDLLCLSESEIRKIRGKEIAMIFQEPVASLNPVFTVGHQISEAIRLHEGLSKGQAYEKAIEMLKLVGIPLPEERIKDYPHQLSGGMCQRVMIAMALSSHPSLLIADEPTTALDVTIQAQILKLLGSLQEKLSMAIILITHDLGIIAETADRVMVMYAGKVVEYAPVLEIFERPRHPYTLGLLKSMPRLGQKVDRLPAIEGVVPNPAHLPPGCSFHPRCPYVFDLCAREKPKLRQVVEGHWIRCGQDI, encoded by the coding sequence ATGAGCGACCAATCCGCCATCCCGGGTACCCACAAAGTGGGTGAGCCATCCACTCTCCTGAAGGTAGAAGACCTAACCACCTATTTTCATTTAGACGAAGGCCTGGTCAGGGCGGTCGATGGGGTCAGCTTTACCGTGAACCAGGGCGAGACCCTGGGGATTGTGGGCGAGTCAGGCTGTGGTAAGAGTGTAACCTCCCTTTCCATTATGAGGCTTATTCCCAACCCTCCTGGCCGGATTGAAAAAGGGAAAATCTACTTTAAAGGTCAGGATCTGCTTTGCCTCTCAGAATCGGAGATACGAAAGATCAGGGGAAAAGAAATAGCTATGATCTTTCAGGAACCGGTGGCTTCCCTTAATCCTGTCTTTACTGTGGGCCATCAGATATCTGAAGCCATCAGGCTTCACGAGGGGCTTTCTAAAGGCCAGGCCTACGAAAAGGCCATCGAGATGCTAAAGCTGGTGGGTATCCCTTTACCGGAAGAGCGAATAAAGGATTATCCTCATCAACTAAGCGGCGGGATGTGTCAGCGGGTGATGATAGCCATGGCCCTATCTTCGCACCCCTCCCTGCTCATTGCTGATGAGCCGACGACAGCCCTGGACGTGACCATTCAGGCTCAAATTCTGAAACTACTTGGCAGTCTTCAAGAAAAACTAAGCATGGCTATTATTCTGATTACCCATGATTTGGGAATAATAGCCGAGACGGCTGATCGGGTGATGGTGATGTATGCCGGGAAAGTGGTCGAATACGCCCCGGTTTTGGAGATATTTGAGAGACCAAGGCATCCTTATACCTTAGGATTGCTGAAATCTATGCCCCGACTGGGTCAAAAGGTAGATAGGTTGCCGGCTATTGAAGGGGTAGTGCCTAATCCGGCTCATTTGCCGCCAGGCTGCTCCTTTCACCCCCGCTGCCCCTACGTCTTCGATCTCTGTGCCAGGGAGAAACCGAAGTTAAGGCAAGTAGTCGAGGGGCATTGGATAAGATGCGGCCAAGATATCTAA
- a CDS encoding ATP-binding protein → MENKDTIYIPRQIEKTIVELAKQFPAVVLTGPRQSGKSTLLLNLFGKTHKIISFDDPLVRERAISDPKFFLEGISDDIIFDEIQYVPEILPYLKIAIDKERQRRGRFILTGSCQFNLIKNLTETLAGRIGILVLLPFTKGEKELIPNIKSRLITSQDHFIHSCLFGSFPEVSIHTGINPVNWYAGYVSTYLERDIRTLYNIGSLREFQRFLQLLASRCSSILNLSSLSNDLGVSVNTVKKWVSVLEASHIIFLLPPYYQNIGKRITKSPKIYFLECGFICYLTGLKDEEHLLKGPLAGALFENYCIQETVKFFLNQGLKPNIFYLRTHNGLEIDLIIEKEMTLYPIEFKMTKTLNLGMKRPIERFKRLFSKLKIAQGRIISLSDEEWTPLSKDVVGQNIDEYLKELNQTLNILH, encoded by the coding sequence ATGGAGAATAAAGATACTATTTATATTCCTCGTCAAATTGAAAAGACCATAGTTGAATTAGCCAAACAATTTCCTGCGGTTGTATTAACCGGTCCCAGACAATCGGGAAAGTCTACTCTGCTATTGAATCTCTTTGGCAAAACACACAAAATCATTTCCTTTGATGATCCTTTGGTAAGAGAAAGGGCCATCTCTGACCCAAAATTTTTCTTAGAGGGGATTTCGGATGATATAATCTTCGACGAAATCCAATATGTTCCTGAGATCCTTCCTTACCTAAAGATAGCCATTGATAAAGAGAGGCAAAGGAGGGGTCGTTTTATTCTGACGGGTTCTTGCCAATTCAATCTGATAAAAAATCTAACTGAGACATTAGCTGGTCGGATTGGTATTCTGGTATTATTACCATTTACTAAAGGAGAAAAGGAACTTATTCCCAATATTAAATCCAGATTAATCACCTCCCAGGACCATTTTATTCATAGTTGTCTGTTTGGTTCTTTCCCTGAGGTTTCTATTCATACAGGGATAAATCCTGTTAATTGGTATGCAGGTTATGTCTCAACATACTTAGAAAGGGATATTCGCACCCTTTACAACATAGGAAGTTTGAGGGAGTTCCAGAGATTCTTACAATTATTGGCGAGTCGCTGTTCTTCTATTCTTAATCTAAGTAGTCTATCAAATGATTTAGGTGTTTCGGTAAATACTGTTAAAAAATGGGTTTCTGTTTTAGAGGCAAGCCACATAATCTTTCTGCTTCCTCCTTATTATCAGAATATAGGGAAAAGGATAACCAAGAGTCCAAAGATATATTTCTTAGAGTGTGGGTTTATTTGTTATCTGACCGGTTTAAAAGACGAGGAGCATTTGTTAAAAGGGCCTTTAGCAGGAGCACTCTTTGAGAATTATTGTATTCAGGAGACGGTCAAGTTCTTCTTAAATCAAGGCTTAAAACCAAATATCTTCTACTTAAGGACACACAATGGCTTGGAGATAGACCTAATTATAGAGAAGGAGATGACTCTCTACCCAATTGAGTTTAAGATGACGAAAACACTTAATCTTGGGATGAAAAGACCAATAGAAAGGTTCAAGAGGTTATTCTCTAAATTAAAGATTGCTCAAGGACGAATAATATCCTTAAGCGATGAGGAATGGACTCCTCTATCAAAAGATGTTGTAGGACAAAATATAGATGAATACCTTAAGGAACTAAACCAAACTTTGAACATTCTGCATTGA
- a CDS encoding GxxExxY protein, with the protein MILEKVLTEQIIGSTIEVHRYLGPGLLKSAYEECLCHELNWRGLNFERQRPH; encoded by the coding sequence ATGATTTTAGAAAAAGTACTTACAGAGCAAATAATTGGGTCAACAATAGAAGTTCATAGGTATTTAGGCCCTGGTTTATTAAAGTCAGCCTACGAAGAATGCCTTTGTCATGAACTCAATTGGCGTGGTCTAAATTTTGAACGACAAAGACCTCATTAA